Sequence from the Flexistipes sp. genome:
CAGAGAAATAACTTATAATGAGATTGAAGAGTTTATTTCTCTTGCGGATAAACATAAGATAGATGACCCGTTTACCCTGATATACACATCAGGAACCACCGGCACTCCGAAAGGTGTGTTACTTTCAAACCGGAATTTTCTTGCAAATCTCAGCAGAATTCCGGATATGGTGGATTTGTCTCCTGATGATGTTTGGCTCTCAATTCTTCCGTCCTGGCATATATTCGAACGGTTGGCAGAACATTTGTCCGTTATGCAGGGGTGCACTACCGTATATTCCAATATAAAGACTTTTTCCGATGATTTAAAAAAATACTCCCCTACAATTGTTGCCACAGTTCCCAGGTTGTGGGAGGCTTTGTACACAAAGGTTAATGCAACGCTAAAGAAAGAAAGTGAGAAAAAAGCCAAAATTTTTAATTTGCTGGTAAACGCTTCGGCAGCTTACAGAAGAAATAAAAGATTACTTAAAAACAATCTTCCCGTGTTTGAGAAGAAGGGTTTTTTTGAAAATATATTTTCCAAGGGGCTGGCTTTTGTTAAAGTGGTTCTTTTGAAGCCGGTGGAAATGTACGTCGGGAAAAAGTTTGTCATTTTAAGGGAAAAGTTCGGCGGCAGACTCAGGCTTGCAGTGAGCGGGGGCGGAAGCTTGCCTCAGTTTGTTGATGAGTGGATAGATGCTATAGGCATAAGGATTGTGAATGCTTACGGAATGACCGAATGCGCACCCGGAATCGCCGGAAGAGACCTACATTGTGAAGTTTTTGGCACTTTGGGACCTCCCATAAAAGATACTGAAATCAGAATAGTTGATGAGGATGGTAATATACTGCCGGCGGGAAAAGAAGGTGAAATACAGGTTAAAGGCGAACAGGTTTTCAGCGGTTATTACAAAAATGAAGAGGAAAACCAAAAATCATTTACTAAGGATGGTTTTTTCAAAACAGGTGATTTGGGCAAATTTACTTTGACAGGTGAGCTGGTAATTACGGGACGTGCAAAGGAGATAATAGTTCTTGCTAATGGAGAAAATATCGATCCTACCAAAATAGAATCCACGATTTCCATGTTCCCCTTTGTCAAGGATGCTGTTCTTGTTGGCCAGGACAAAAAAGGATTGGGAGCCTTGATTGTCCCGGATTTTGAACAGATGAAAGATTACATATCTAAAAAATACGATAAACTTGTTCACTCTAAGGAAGATGTTACAAAAGACAGTCATATTGCAGAGAAAATAAGGAAGGATATAAATAAATTTCTGTCTTCAAAAAAAGGTTTCAGGGATTATGAAAAATTACACAAAATCTCTTTTCTGGACAAGGAGTTTAAGTTGGGTGAAGAGCTCACCAATACCCTGAAAAAGAAAAGACACTACATTGAAAAAAAGTACAGAGACATAATAAACAGACTTTTTAAATAAATTTTCAAATTTCGCACTTAGTTCTGTTATTGTGAGCGTAGCGAAGCAATCTCTAATACAAGACATGAGATCGCCGCGGGTTTTTGCCCTCGCGATGACGCTGTCAGACGTTCATAGGTGCAAGTGCGAAACTTGAATAAATTTTTTTCCGGAGGCAGATCTATGAAAGCTATGGTTCTGGAAAGAATTACAGATTTAAAACAAGAATCTAAACCTTTGGTATTAAGAGACCGTCCAGTCCCCGAAATCCAAAACAGTGAGGTATTAATAAAGGTAAAAGCCTGTGGAGTTTGTCATACAGAGCTTGACGAGATTGAAGGGCGTACCCCTCCTCCCCGGCTGCCTGTTGTCCCGGGGCATGAAATTGTGGGTGAGGTTGTGGGAATATCAGACGGTGCCACAAAATTCAAAGAAGGTGACAGAGTAGGAGTTGGCTGGATTTATTCCGCTTGTGGTGATTGCTATTTCTGTGATAACGGACTGGAAAACTTATGCAGCGATTTTAAGGCCACCGGCAGGGATGCAGATGGTGGATATGGCGAATATATGAAAGTCAGTGAGCATTTTGCTGTAAAAATACCTGATGTGTATGAAGATTCCCAGGCTGCACCTTTGCTTTGTGCTGGAGCTGTGGGTTACCGCTCATTAAAGCTTGCCCGAATGGAAAATGGGCAAAATCTTGGTTTTATGGGATTTGGGGCATCCGCACATCTGGTTCTTCAGCTTGCCAAATATTTGTATCCTGAATCCCGTTTTTTTGTTTTTGCAAGAAGTGAATCCCAGCGGGAATTTGCCAAAAAGCTTGGTGCTTTTTGGACAGGAGATATAGAGGATTCCCCGCCGGAGAAGTGTCTGAGCATCATTGACACTACTCCGGTGTACAAAACTGTATTGGCGGGTCTTTTTAATATTTCTCCTTCGGGACGTTTAGTGGTTAATGCCATTAGTAAAGAAGAGTTTGACAAAGATATCTTGATGAATCTTGATTACAAAAATCACCTTTGGATGGAAAAAGAGTTGAAAAGTGTGGCAAATGTTACACCTGCTGATCTTCAGGATTTTATCAAAATTGCTGCAAAAGCAGGGATTTTTCCCACTGTGGAAGAATATCCCCTGGAAGAAGCCAACAAAGCACTGATTGGGATAAAGAATGGAAGCAGTGTCGGAGCCAAAGTGCTCAGATTGGCATAAAGAAGGCATTAAGCCTTCTTTATGCTTATTTGATTACAATGAGTGCGGCAGGATCAAGTATTCTGAAGGTGAAAGATTCTGTAAAATAAAGGGTAACCTCTTTACTGTCGTGCTGCAGATATCCTATGGATAAATCCTGTCCCAGTGTAAGTCTGAAATCGCCGCCTCTTTCAGATACCAAATAGGCTTCTGAAATATTGCTGCTTACCTTTACAGATCCTCCGATAATATCTTCAATCTGTTTCTTCAATGGGTATCCTTTATTTAATCCGACAATATTTTTCATCTGATCAACGGAAACAACGAGTGAATAGGGGCCGTCAACGGAAGCACTTTTCAGTTTGGCAACAGCTTCCGCTGTTACATAAGGGAGGTCTTCGGTCTTGGTTGGCAGTTTTAAAGAACTATGTTCACTTGAGTCTTTCAGCCCTTTAATATTTGCTTTTTCAAGACCGTAATATACAGATTTGTCTTCGAAGACAGCTATCTTTTTTGCCGCATCTTCAAGGGAAGAAAGGTCAATATCTTCAGCCCCTCTTAATACGCTGTCCAACTCCCACAATTTGAGTTTAAACGGGA
This genomic interval carries:
- a CDS encoding AMP-dependent synthetase/ligase yields the protein MNKLQSYDNIFQLFINTWRQYPDKTAFVYRVNGVEFDVTYNKLFEDVLLLANAFMEKKVTKNSKVAIISDNRYSWIVTDLALVAIGAVSVPRGSDTPVDEFEFIINHSESDFIVFETPGLMKYTLSDSIAKKMKNIFVMEGNSEHRFFNKIYAYNEIIKKDREITYNEIEEFISLADKHKIDDPFTLIYTSGTTGTPKGVLLSNRNFLANLSRIPDMVDLSPDDVWLSILPSWHIFERLAEHLSVMQGCTTVYSNIKTFSDDLKKYSPTIVATVPRLWEALYTKVNATLKKESEKKAKIFNLLVNASAAYRRNKRLLKNNLPVFEKKGFFENIFSKGLAFVKVVLLKPVEMYVGKKFVILREKFGGRLRLAVSGGGSLPQFVDEWIDAIGIRIVNAYGMTECAPGIAGRDLHCEVFGTLGPPIKDTEIRIVDEDGNILPAGKEGEIQVKGEQVFSGYYKNEEENQKSFTKDGFFKTGDLGKFTLTGELVITGRAKEIIVLANGENIDPTKIESTISMFPFVKDAVLVGQDKKGLGALIVPDFEQMKDYISKKYDKLVHSKEDVTKDSHIAEKIRKDINKFLSSKKGFRDYEKLHKISFLDKEFKLGEELTNTLKKKRHYIEKKYRDIINRLFK
- a CDS encoding zinc-dependent alcohol dehydrogenase family protein — translated: MKAMVLERITDLKQESKPLVLRDRPVPEIQNSEVLIKVKACGVCHTELDEIEGRTPPPRLPVVPGHEIVGEVVGISDGATKFKEGDRVGVGWIYSACGDCYFCDNGLENLCSDFKATGRDADGGYGEYMKVSEHFAVKIPDVYEDSQAAPLLCAGAVGYRSLKLARMENGQNLGFMGFGASAHLVLQLAKYLYPESRFFVFARSESQREFAKKLGAFWTGDIEDSPPEKCLSIIDTTPVYKTVLAGLFNISPSGRLVVNAISKEEFDKDILMNLDYKNHLWMEKELKSVANVTPADLQDFIKIAAKAGIFPTVEEYPLEEANKALIGIKNGSSVGAKVLRLA
- a CDS encoding family 1 encapsulin nanocompartment shell protein — protein: MNILRQNLAPIPDKAWEEINLQANRTLSSHLSVRKFVDVEGPLGIDTESVKTGRLEIVTDKGSAVEYGIPKVQPLVEARVPFKLKLWELDSVLRGAEDIDLSSLEDAAKKIAVFEDKSVYYGLEKANIKGLKDSSEHSSLKLPTKTEDLPYVTAEAVAKLKSASVDGPYSLVVSVDQMKNIVGLNKGYPLKKQIEDIIGGSVKVSSNISEAYLVSERGGDFRLTLGQDLSIGYLQHDSKEVTLYFTESFTFRILDPAALIVIK